The stretch of DNA TGCTAATGATCACAATCGCATTGGCGAGTTTGGTATTATTTAAAAAATTCGGGAACGAGAAATCTAAATGAATGATAAAAGAATTCTTCTTAAAGTACAAGGGCTGAATTTTGAAATAGGCTCTTTTAGTTTAAAAGATATAAACCTTTCCGTGAATTCCGGGGATTACATGGTTCTCCTCGGCAAAAATGGCGCGGGAAAAACACTGTTTCTTGATTGTCTGTGCGGTTTAAGAAAATTAAAAAGCGGTGAAATATTTATTGGTGACAGGGATGTGGCCGGCCTTCCGCCCAGGGAAAGAAATATCGGTTATGTGCCGCAGGACTACGCCCTTTTTCCAAAAATGAAAGTAAAACAAAATATTTCCTTCGGGCTTGAAATCAGAAAAATAAACAAAGAGGTGATAAGGGAGAAAGTCGGCAGAATGGCGGATTTACTGGGAATTTCCAAACTGCTTGAAAATTATCCCAAAGGTTTAAGCGGCGGGGAAAAACAGAAAGTTGCTTTAGGGCGCGCTCTGATTATCGAGCCAGGGATGCTTCTGCTTGATGAACCGGTCAGCGCATTGGACGAGCCAACCAAAATGAAGTGCTGTCAGGAATTTTTAAAAATTCAGAAAGAAACTGGCGTGACAATCCTGCATGTATGCCATAATATAGACGAGGTTTTAATGGTAGCTCAAAGGGTTTGTTTTTTTGATAACGGAAAGATAGTCCAGTCAGGACCGCTAAATGAGTTGATCAAAAAACCCGCGAATGAAGTAGTTGCAGGTTTTTTTAAAAAAGAAAAATGTTAAAATAAAGCGGCAGAGTTTATAGAATTTGGCTGGGTGTGAGGGGGATAATTATGAAAAAAAATAGAATGTTTTTGTCGGTGGCAGCGATTTTTACGGTTTTGATCGGGGTTGCAGGGCTATACGGGCAGGAAACAGGAATAACTCTTTATTGCGGGGCGGGAATAAGGACGCCTGTTGCGGAACTGGTAGAAATTTTCAATAAAAAGGAAAACATAAATATAAATACTGTTTACAGCGGGTCAGGCTTGCTTTTGGGCCAGATAGACACTACAAAAAGGGGAGATATATATCTCCCGGGCGGTATGTTCTTTTTTGAGCAGGCAATAAAGAAAGGATACGTCTCTAAAGACACTATGAAAAGGGTTGCATATTTTGTTCCGGTCATTTTAACACAGAAAGGCAATCCTAAGAAAATATCAAAACTCAAAGATTTAACGAAAGACGGGATGAAAATCGGTATTGGAAATTTTGAAGCCTGTGAAATCGGACCTGTAACACAGAGAATATTCGATATAAACAAAATATCAGGCAAGATTAAAAAGAATATCGTCTACACTAGCCTTACAGTAAACGAATTAGGAAATGCAGTTAAATTAAAAACCATAGATGCGGCCATTGTTTGGGACGCGGTTGCGGCGATGTATCCGGATGATGGTTATATTGTTAAAATTCAGAAAAAAAATAATGTAATTTCTATTATTCCGGCAGGCATCCTGCC from Elusimicrobiota bacterium encodes:
- the modA gene encoding molybdate ABC transporter substrate-binding protein codes for the protein MKKNRMFLSVAAIFTVLIGVAGLYGQETGITLYCGAGIRTPVAELVEIFNKKENININTVYSGSGLLLGQIDTTKRGDIYLPGGMFFFEQAIKKGYVSKDTMKRVAYFVPVILTQKGNPKKISKLKDLTKDGMKIGIGNFEACEIGPVTQRIFDINKISGKIKKNIVYTSLTVNELGNAVKLKTIDAAIVWDAVAAMYPDDGYIVKIQKKNNVISIIPAGILPFSQNKELAQKFIDFMVSPEGQKVFKKNKYVTEEPK
- a CDS encoding ATP-binding cassette domain-containing protein codes for the protein MNDKRILLKVQGLNFEIGSFSLKDINLSVNSGDYMVLLGKNGAGKTLFLDCLCGLRKLKSGEIFIGDRDVAGLPPRERNIGYVPQDYALFPKMKVKQNISFGLEIRKINKEVIREKVGRMADLLGISKLLENYPKGLSGGEKQKVALGRALIIEPGMLLLDEPVSALDEPTKMKCCQEFLKIQKETGVTILHVCHNIDEVLMVAQRVCFFDNGKIVQSGPLNELIKKPANEVVAGFFKKEKC